From a single Loigolactobacillus coryniformis subsp. coryniformis KCTC 3167 = DSM 20001 genomic region:
- the cobA gene encoding uroporphyrinogen-III C-methyltransferase, which yields MSGLVSLIGAGPGAPEYLTRLGARRLHEADVVFYDRLVDPELLHLAPQAELIDVGKLPRFHKVKQGRIEQLLIEYAQQNKRVVRLKAGDPYVFGRGGEEGERLAAAGIDFEVVPGITSAIAGLAAAGIPITHRDYASSFHIITGHRQKTNGGLNWANIAQQEGTLVFLMGMSQLPRIVAELRQHGKAATTPVAIIQWATHWNQRVVTAPLAKIVSTVRQQKIGAPSLIVVGDVVKLRTVLQAPATPLTGKHILIPAAQPSRLAQLLTDRGAFVGRFERSTPQPLPIKSPNFTAYQTLVVTDIVAFAELQQQLLAAGQDLRVLAHLRLIATSQRVAKGLQKYGLLVDDCMPLAQLDLTAPSLLIISAAPAQSTQGATWLATYQHRLPTQDQLRLRQYQAAIFPSTQAVADLFNSVRPSQRQQLQQLPSFAMGEQVAAALIAQGVQRVYGSQPSYTAVLDKIEGWCQA from the coding sequence TGGTGCCGGTCCCGGCGCACCAGAATATTTGACTCGGCTAGGGGCGCGGCGTTTGCATGAAGCCGATGTGGTTTTTTATGATCGCTTAGTCGATCCAGAATTGCTACACTTAGCGCCACAAGCTGAGCTGATCGACGTCGGTAAGTTGCCCCGTTTTCATAAGGTCAAACAGGGACGGATCGAGCAACTATTGATCGAATACGCCCAGCAAAATAAACGGGTAGTCCGCTTAAAAGCAGGTGATCCGTATGTCTTTGGTCGTGGTGGCGAAGAAGGCGAACGGTTGGCGGCGGCTGGTATTGATTTTGAGGTCGTACCGGGAATCACCAGTGCAATCGCTGGTCTAGCGGCTGCTGGCATTCCGATCACACATCGGGACTATGCCTCCAGCTTTCACATTATTACCGGTCACCGGCAGAAAACAAATGGCGGCTTGAATTGGGCAAACATTGCGCAACAAGAAGGCACGTTGGTTTTTCTGATGGGGATGAGTCAGTTACCACGAATTGTGGCCGAATTACGTCAACATGGTAAAGCAGCAACGACACCGGTAGCCATTATTCAATGGGCGACACATTGGAATCAGCGTGTGGTCACGGCGCCATTAGCTAAAATCGTCAGTACGGTGCGGCAACAAAAAATTGGTGCGCCTAGTCTGATCGTTGTCGGTGATGTGGTTAAATTGCGTACGGTTTTACAAGCGCCAGCGACACCGTTGACCGGCAAACATATTTTGATTCCTGCCGCACAACCATCACGCTTAGCTCAATTATTAACTGATCGGGGAGCTTTTGTCGGTCGTTTTGAACGTAGCACCCCGCAGCCACTGCCCATAAAATCACCTAATTTTACGGCTTATCAAACACTAGTCGTGACCGATATTGTTGCTTTCGCAGAATTACAGCAGCAATTGTTAGCAGCTGGACAAGATCTGCGTGTATTGGCACATTTACGCTTGATTGCAACTAGTCAACGCGTTGCTAAAGGGCTACAAAAATATGGTCTGTTAGTTGATGATTGTATGCCATTAGCGCAGCTTGATTTAACGGCACCGTCCCTATTGATCATCAGTGCTGCACCAGCACAATCAACTCAGGGGGCAACTTGGTTAGCAACCTATCAACATCGCTTGCCGACCCAAGATCAGCTACGGCTGCGGCAATATCAGGCGGCTATTTTTCCCAGCACACAAGCGGTCGCTGACCTATTTAATAGTGTTCGACCGAGTCAGCGCCAGCAGTTACAACAGTTGCCTAGTTTTGCTATGGGCGAGCAAGTGGCGGCAGCGTTGATCGCCCAAGGCGTGCAACGGGTTTATGGCAGCCAACCCAGCTATACCGCAGTTTTAGATAAAATTGAAGGATGGTGTCAAGCATGA
- a CDS encoding sirohydrochlorin cobaltochelatase, which produces MTKTAILVVSFGTTFPETRQKTIAATETAIQQAYPDATVFRAFTSNVVIKRIREKEQIKIDTPSQALHKIQQAGFTRVLVQSLHIIPGIEYQRLLSQLAGYRDQFAELIVGQPLLSDYSDYQWLVAQLPKLTPNLAADEGVLFMGHGTADNQFTAYACLDHMLMGTRHYVGAVESYPDLTLELKRMQQDGIKKVHLWPLMLVAGNHATNDMSSTEPASWRSQLEAQGFKTESHLVGLGELPAVQQRFTQHLQQALDKSNEGK; this is translated from the coding sequence ATGACCAAAACAGCTATTTTAGTTGTTAGTTTTGGAACGACTTTTCCGGAAACGCGACAGAAAACAATTGCAGCAACCGAAACGGCGATTCAGCAGGCTTATCCTGATGCCACTGTTTTCCGGGCGTTTACTTCTAACGTTGTAATCAAACGGATCCGCGAAAAAGAACAAATTAAAATCGATACGCCTAGCCAGGCTTTGCACAAGATTCAGCAGGCCGGCTTCACCCGCGTGCTCGTTCAATCATTGCATATTATTCCCGGCATCGAATATCAGCGGTTATTAAGTCAACTAGCGGGTTATCGTGATCAGTTTGCGGAATTGATCGTGGGCCAGCCGTTGTTAAGCGACTACAGCGATTATCAATGGTTAGTGGCCCAGCTGCCTAAGTTGACGCCTAATTTGGCGGCCGATGAAGGGGTCTTATTTATGGGCCACGGTACCGCGGATAACCAATTCACGGCTTATGCGTGCTTGGATCACATGTTAATGGGCACGCGCCATTATGTGGGGGCAGTGGAAAGTTATCCTGATTTAACCCTGGAGCTTAAGCGAATGCAGCAAGATGGCATTAAAAAAGTGCATCTATGGCCGTTAATGTTAGTTGCGGGCAACCATGCGACTAATGATATGTCATCGACTGAGCCGGCTTCGTGGCGGTCACAACTAGAGGCACAAGGGTTTAAGACTGAAAGTCACTTAGTTGGTTTAGGTGAGCTTCCGGCGGTCCAACAGCGGTTCACGCAACATTTACAACAGGCGCTCGACAAGAGTAATGAAGGGAAGTAA
- a CDS encoding cobalt-factor II C(20)-methyltransferase yields MAKFYGIGVGPGDPDLLTVKATKLIQQLDVLYTPKAHHGGVSVAEKIAQPYLPADLEIKQRHFPMVKDLATKEKSWTAIASEIVSDVQAGRDVGFLTLGDPSVYSTYSYILARVQDQIAVETIAGISSFSQIAASLSIPLVLDDELLTVVPATTDEATLKSALALNDNLVIMKVATHWQMVYQLLAAAGLLDQAIVVANASMAGQEITPVQQLTADSKLPYFATMLVKKHQRLVE; encoded by the coding sequence ATGGCGAAATTTTATGGTATTGGCGTTGGTCCTGGCGATCCTGATCTATTGACCGTCAAGGCAACTAAGCTGATTCAACAGTTAGACGTTTTATATACACCTAAGGCGCATCACGGTGGGGTCAGTGTGGCCGAAAAAATTGCCCAGCCGTATTTGCCAGCTGATCTAGAAATCAAGCAGCGTCATTTTCCAATGGTTAAAGATTTGGCGACCAAGGAAAAAAGCTGGACCGCGATCGCTAGTGAGATCGTTAGTGACGTCCAAGCTGGGCGCGACGTTGGTTTTCTGACCTTAGGTGATCCGTCCGTTTATAGTACTTATAGTTATATTTTAGCGCGGGTCCAGGATCAAATCGCGGTGGAAACGATCGCCGGGATCTCGTCCTTCTCACAAATTGCCGCTAGTTTATCGATCCCGTTAGTATTAGATGATGAATTATTAACGGTGGTACCGGCAACAACCGATGAAGCAACGTTAAAAAGTGCCTTAGCTTTAAACGATAATTTAGTGATTATGAAAGTCGCCACACATTGGCAAATGGTGTATCAACTTTTAGCGGCTGCTGGGTTATTAGATCAAGCGATCGTGGTTGCCAATGCGTCAATGGCCGGCCAGGAGATCACGCCAGTTCAACAGTTAACGGCCGACAGTAAGTTGCCTTATTTTGCCACGATGTTGGTTAAAAAACATCAACGTTTGGTTGAATGA
- a CDS encoding energy-coupling factor ABC transporter permease: MLSAKKFKRLLIIVGVAVLLVSLNYPITVHAMHIMEGMLPPGWCIFWFAIATPFFIYGLYRMRQIVRDSNQNAKIMLALCGAFVFVLSSLKIPSVTGSSSHPTGVGLGTVLFGPGVLSVLGAIVLLFQALLLAHGGLTTLGANMVSMVIVGPFVGYAVWRLCRALRMNRAISIFLCAVFADWITYVTTSIQLAVVYPDPNNGVLGAAIKFLSIYAVTQIPLAIAEGLLTVLVYNLVISNHLWEESALR, translated from the coding sequence ATGTTATCAGCAAAAAAGTTTAAACGTTTATTGATCATCGTCGGGGTGGCGGTGTTGCTGGTCAGTCTGAATTATCCGATCACCGTTCACGCCATGCATATTATGGAAGGCATGCTGCCGCCAGGCTGGTGTATTTTCTGGTTTGCCATCGCCACGCCGTTCTTCATTTATGGTCTATACCGGATGCGGCAGATCGTACGTGATTCTAATCAAAATGCGAAAATTATGTTGGCGCTATGCGGTGCATTCGTTTTCGTTTTATCATCATTAAAGATTCCTTCAGTTACTGGGTCGTCATCGCATCCAACTGGGGTAGGTTTAGGAACCGTGTTGTTTGGTCCCGGAGTGCTCAGTGTGCTAGGCGCGATCGTGTTGTTATTTCAGGCCTTGCTTTTAGCTCATGGCGGTTTAACAACGTTAGGGGCCAACATGGTTTCGATGGTGATCGTCGGTCCGTTTGTCGGTTATGCGGTTTGGCGGCTTTGTCGCGCATTGCGGATGAATCGGGCAATTTCAATTTTTCTCTGTGCGGTTTTCGCTGATTGGATCACTTACGTCACGACTTCTATTCAGTTAGCAGTGGTGTATCCGGACCCGAATAATGGGGTGCTCGGCGCTGCGATCAAGTTTTTGAGTATTTATGCGGTCACGCAAATTCCGTTGGCGATTGCCGAAGGACTACTGACAGTGCTGGTTTATAACTTAGTGATCAGTAATCATTTATGGGAGGAGTCAGCCTTACGATGA
- a CDS encoding energy-coupling factor ABC transporter substrate-binding protein: protein MKRKTVQNLILVALVIVLCVIPFFVAKGGSFTGSDDQGTAQIRKNDPSYKVWIHPLWTPPSAEVESFLFTVQGSIGTGIIAYIIGNAHGKRKARQEMQAQKHQE from the coding sequence ATGAAACGAAAAACAGTGCAGAACTTAATTTTAGTCGCTTTAGTCATTGTCTTGTGCGTGATTCCGTTTTTCGTTGCCAAAGGTGGCAGCTTTACTGGTAGTGATGACCAAGGTACCGCGCAGATTCGTAAAAATGATCCCAGCTATAAAGTATGGATCCATCCGTTATGGACGCCGCCTTCTGCTGAAGTGGAAAGCTTCTTGTTTACCGTACAAGGCAGTATCGGTACAGGGATCATCGCGTACATCATCGGCAATGCTCATGGCAAGCGTAAGGCACGGCAGGAAATGCAGGCGCAAAAACACCAAGAATAG
- the cbiQ gene encoding cobalt ECF transporter T component CbiQ, with product MLVIDKYAYQNKIVHWSPVLKGWLWLLGMVLAFQPIIWLKVLLLVGVIGATLYVTGVGLHQYLRWYYGILPFLLLSILGIILTVGPTQRTLYWSIPVFGQYFGISKTMLPQGLTIGLRALSAITCTYFLALTTPFQQIVYLLVKLHLPRLLIEETMLMYRFIFIFIAAWEQIYHAQQLRFGYRNFHTSIHSLSLLIKLLFEQIIYNYREMDNALAVKLYHGEFPIMTKERSGNNA from the coding sequence ATGTTAGTGATCGATAAATATGCTTACCAAAATAAAATCGTTCACTGGTCACCGGTTTTAAAAGGCTGGTTGTGGTTACTAGGAATGGTTTTAGCGTTCCAGCCGATCATTTGGTTAAAGGTTTTATTATTGGTCGGCGTCATTGGTGCCACATTATACGTGACCGGAGTCGGTTTACATCAATATTTGCGTTGGTATTATGGCATATTGCCGTTCCTGCTGTTAAGTATTTTGGGAATTATTTTGACTGTTGGGCCGACACAACGGACCTTGTATTGGTCGATTCCAGTTTTTGGCCAATATTTTGGCATCTCAAAGACGATGCTGCCACAAGGATTAACGATCGGTTTGCGGGCACTAAGTGCGATCACGTGTACGTATTTTTTGGCCTTAACAACGCCGTTTCAACAAATTGTTTATTTGTTAGTTAAGCTACATCTACCGCGCTTATTGATCGAAGAAACCATGTTGATGTACCGCTTTATATTTATTTTTATTGCGGCGTGGGAACAGATCTATCATGCACAGCAATTGCGGTTTGGCTACCGTAATTTTCATACCAGCATTCATTCGCTTAGTTTGTTGATCAAGTTGCTATTCGAACAGATCATCTATAATTATCGGGAAATGGATAATGCGCTGGCAGTCAAACTTTATCATGGCGAATTTCCAATTATGACAAAAGAACGGAGCGGCAATAATGCTTGA
- a CDS encoding energy-coupling factor ABC transporter ATP-binding protein, producing the protein MLELQHVNFSYEPGKEVLHDINLKLDQAQVIGIIGPNGSGKSTLFLNLVGIQRPDSGQILLDGQPLRYDKKSLLALRKRIGIVFQNSEQQIFYSLVEDDVAFALHNLGLPQAEIDARVDRALAKLDISDLRQRPIQYLSGGQKKRVAIAGILVLDSEWLLLDEPTAGLDPDGRRRMVILIQQLIANGQKIILSSHDMDFMYEVGQYFYILQDGRIVKSGDKQTVFKERAVIEQAKLEQPWLVRLHEDLHLPLYNTPADLFADQDLQEKLKQLHLPD; encoded by the coding sequence ATGCTTGAACTACAACATGTGAATTTTAGTTATGAACCTGGCAAAGAAGTGCTGCATGACATCAACTTAAAATTAGATCAGGCGCAGGTTATCGGCATCATTGGACCAAATGGGTCAGGAAAGTCGACTTTGTTTTTAAACTTGGTTGGCATTCAGCGACCAGATAGCGGGCAAATTTTGCTAGACGGACAACCATTACGCTATGATAAAAAGTCTTTATTGGCTTTGCGCAAACGGATCGGCATTGTTTTTCAAAATTCGGAGCAACAAATTTTTTATTCATTGGTAGAGGACGATGTGGCCTTTGCCTTACATAATCTTGGGCTACCACAGGCTGAGATCGATGCACGGGTGGATCGCGCCTTAGCTAAGCTGGATATTAGTGACTTACGCCAACGGCCGATCCAATATTTAAGTGGCGGTCAGAAAAAGCGGGTCGCCATTGCCGGTATCTTAGTTTTAGATTCAGAGTGGCTATTGCTGGACGAACCAACGGCGGGGCTCGATCCTGATGGCCGGCGGCGGATGGTGATATTGATCCAACAGTTGATCGCTAACGGACAGAAAATAATTTTGTCTAGTCATGATATGGATTTTATGTATGAAGTCGGGCAATATTTTTATATTTTACAAGATGGGCGTATCGTTAAAAGTGGGGATAAGCAGACCGTATTCAAGGAACGGGCAGTTATTGAACAAGCTAAGCTAGAGCAGCCCTGGTTGGTACGTTTGCATGAAGATCTACATTTGCCGTTATACAACACACCGGCTGACTTATTTGCCGATCAGGATCTGCAGGAAAAATTAAAGCAACTGCATCTGCCGGACTAG
- a CDS encoding cobyric acid synthase → MTQAIMFQGTASDSGKSWLAAGLCRILRDDGLRVAPFKSQNMALNSFITKEGNEMGRAQVFQAEAAGVAPDVRMNPILLKPSTDKASQVVFLGKVLTDMDAVDYQAFKPQLKDKVNQVYQELAAENDVVVLEGAGSPAEINLNENDLVNMGMARMADAPVILVADIDKGGVFAAIYGTIKLMPPADQKRVKGIVINKFRGDETLLTPGNKMIEDLTGVPVLGVIPMSDVDLDEEDSVALTGKSRQMDTNKALDVAVISLTKISNFTDFHSLELQPDVSVRYVLKADELGQPDLLIIPGSKNTNEDMAYLNQTGLAAAIKQAHQQGSMVCGICGGYQIIGRQLHDEQQVESPIKHQAGLGLIDAATYFNPTKTTTQAEAWHDGFKLTGYEIHMGTTKLGPAARPYTKIVANNGVKTARDDGAINDDGTVFGTYLHGIFDNQLWTRHLLNQLRERKGLAPIYTPGVSLNAYKEQQYDKLAATLRQHLDMAAIYQILADSAH, encoded by the coding sequence ATGACGCAAGCAATTATGTTTCAGGGAACGGCTTCTGACTCAGGTAAAAGTTGGTTGGCTGCCGGGCTCTGCCGAATTTTACGCGATGATGGCCTACGGGTGGCACCGTTTAAATCGCAAAATATGGCGTTAAATTCTTTTATTACTAAGGAAGGTAATGAAATGGGCCGCGCGCAAGTATTTCAGGCCGAAGCCGCTGGGGTGGCACCGGATGTGCGAATGAACCCGATTTTATTAAAACCCTCCACCGATAAAGCCTCACAAGTGGTATTCTTGGGTAAAGTCCTCACTGATATGGACGCAGTCGATTATCAAGCATTCAAACCGCAATTAAAGGATAAAGTGAATCAAGTTTATCAAGAGTTGGCGGCGGAAAATGATGTGGTCGTGCTGGAAGGGGCCGGCAGCCCAGCAGAAATTAATCTTAATGAAAATGATTTGGTCAACATGGGGATGGCGCGGATGGCTGATGCGCCGGTTATTTTAGTGGCCGATATTGATAAAGGCGGTGTATTTGCCGCAATTTACGGTACAATTAAGTTAATGCCGCCGGCCGATCAAAAGCGGGTCAAAGGCATTGTGATCAATAAATTCCGTGGCGATGAAACTTTGTTAACGCCGGGTAATAAAATGATCGAGGATCTGACCGGGGTACCGGTGCTAGGTGTGATTCCAATGAGTGACGTCGATCTGGATGAAGAAGATAGTGTGGCCTTGACCGGTAAATCGCGGCAAATGGATACCAACAAAGCTTTGGATGTGGCGGTGATCAGCTTAACTAAGATCTCTAACTTTACCGACTTTCATAGTTTAGAATTGCAGCCTGACGTTTCAGTACGCTATGTGCTTAAAGCGGATGAACTAGGCCAACCGGATCTATTGATCATTCCAGGTAGTAAAAATACCAATGAGGATATGGCTTATTTAAATCAAACTGGGTTGGCGGCAGCAATCAAGCAGGCCCATCAACAAGGCAGTATGGTCTGTGGCATTTGTGGGGGCTATCAAATCATTGGTCGTCAGTTGCACGACGAACAACAAGTTGAATCACCGATCAAGCATCAGGCCGGCTTAGGTTTGATCGATGCCGCGACTTATTTTAATCCAACTAAAACGACCACCCAAGCGGAGGCCTGGCATGATGGGTTTAAACTAACCGGCTATGAGATCCATATGGGCACGACTAAATTAGGCCCAGCGGCACGGCCGTACACCAAGATTGTTGCCAATAATGGGGTTAAAACGGCGCGGGATGATGGTGCGATCAACGATGATGGAACTGTTTTTGGAACGTACCTACATGGTATTTTCGATAATCAATTATGGACGCGCCATTTGTTGAACCAATTGCGGGAGCGTAAAGGCTTGGCACCGATTTATACGCCAGGCGTGTCACTGAATGCCTATAAGGAGCAGCAGTATGACAAATTAGCAGCAACCTTGCGCCAACATCTTGATATGGCCGCGATCTATCAGATTTTAGCTGATAGTGCACATTAA
- a CDS encoding precorrin-2 dehydrogenase/sirohydrochlorin ferrochelatase family protein, with product MYPVMLNLQDKQVIVVGGGRVAARKIKMLQATGAVITVISPTLAPTIDRQQLNWVARAYQTGDLAQADLIIACTDDLAVNAQVRQDAGPGQLVNNTSNKYASDFYNMAMVSQDDVALAVSTHGSSPKLAKKIRQLLTIWLQAKPWQKGRNETK from the coding sequence ATGTATCCAGTTATGTTGAACTTACAGGATAAACAGGTGATCGTTGTGGGTGGCGGTCGTGTGGCTGCACGTAAAATCAAAATGCTGCAAGCAACTGGCGCGGTGATCACAGTGATCAGTCCGACGTTGGCGCCAACAATCGACCGTCAACAACTTAATTGGGTGGCACGCGCGTATCAAACAGGTGATTTAGCGCAAGCTGATTTAATCATTGCCTGTACCGATGATTTGGCCGTGAATGCGCAAGTGCGTCAAGACGCCGGGCCAGGTCAATTGGTCAATAATACCAGCAATAAATATGCTTCTGATTTTTATAATATGGCGATGGTGTCACAAGATGATGTTGCGCTAGCGGTCTCGACTCATGGCAGTTCCCCTAAGCTAGCTAAAAAAATCCGGCAACTTTTAACGATTTGGCTGCAGGCCAAGCCGTGGCAAAAAGGAAGGAATGAAACCAAATAA